In the genome of Gordonia rubripertincta, one region contains:
- a CDS encoding ATP-dependent DNA helicase — protein sequence MPNTPPVTELLDTAVSALGGRRRDGQVAMASAVAHAIDTGEHLAVQAGTGTGKSLAYLVPAIRHAVETGRTVVVSTATIALQRQLIERDLPRLAGALAKPIGRKPTFAILKGRGNYLCLNKIHSGAADEPDTELFDPFELSRTGREVTRLREWSSDTETGDRDDLVPGVADRAWRQVSVSARECLGAANCSYGEDCFAEQARRQSGKVDVVVTNHALLAIDATSPANVLPEHDVVIIDEAHELVDRMTSVATDELSASSIALVSRRVGKLVDEETADALLGAGEQLGELLETAPKTQWTQLPPDATSVLVMLRDRLWQTRTAIGPVRAPGVGDDGAAAARSAALTSLDDMHDTVVRVLGAFDEPDESKRRDVVWVGLDTSRRGAEPRPVLHIAPLSVGGLLRASLFSNSTVVLTSATLTIGGSFDALAATWGLPASGRGTDRPAADEPGDDPTTDPAASRNITASGKAVPSDTGSARWTGLDAGSPFDYPKSSILYVARHLPRPDRSGIAPRTMDEIAQLVDAAGGRTLGLFSSMRAAREAAEAIRERCEYPVLCQGDDTTSTLVKRFAEDPETCLFGTLSLWQGVDVPGPSLSLVLIDRIPFPRPDDPLLTARQRAVDARGGNGFLSVAANHAALLLAQGAGRLLRSVDDRGVVAVLDSRLATAGYGGYLLASLPPMWRTTDPAVVRSALSRLTKAPRPVG from the coding sequence ATGCCCAACACTCCCCCGGTGACCGAACTGCTCGACACCGCGGTCTCCGCGCTCGGCGGTCGTCGACGTGACGGTCAGGTCGCGATGGCCTCCGCCGTCGCACACGCCATCGACACCGGCGAGCATCTCGCCGTACAGGCCGGCACCGGTACCGGAAAGTCGTTGGCGTACCTGGTGCCGGCGATCCGCCACGCGGTGGAGACCGGCCGGACAGTCGTGGTGTCGACGGCGACCATCGCGCTGCAGCGGCAGCTGATCGAGCGCGACCTCCCCCGTCTCGCCGGAGCGCTCGCCAAGCCGATCGGCCGCAAGCCGACCTTCGCGATCCTCAAAGGTCGCGGAAACTATCTGTGCCTCAACAAGATCCACTCCGGGGCCGCCGACGAGCCGGACACCGAGCTGTTCGATCCGTTCGAACTGTCCCGCACCGGACGCGAGGTCACCCGGCTGCGCGAGTGGAGCAGCGACACCGAGACCGGCGACCGCGACGACCTCGTCCCCGGCGTCGCCGACCGTGCCTGGCGCCAGGTCAGCGTGTCCGCGCGCGAGTGCCTCGGCGCCGCCAACTGCTCCTACGGCGAGGACTGCTTCGCCGAGCAGGCCCGTCGACAGTCCGGGAAGGTCGACGTCGTCGTCACCAACCACGCGCTCCTGGCCATCGATGCGACGAGTCCGGCCAACGTTCTGCCCGAACACGACGTCGTGATCATCGACGAGGCCCACGAGCTCGTGGACCGGATGACCTCGGTGGCGACCGACGAACTGTCCGCGTCGTCGATCGCGCTCGTCTCCCGTCGCGTCGGGAAACTCGTCGACGAGGAGACGGCCGACGCTCTCCTCGGCGCCGGTGAGCAGCTCGGCGAACTCCTGGAGACGGCCCCGAAGACGCAGTGGACGCAGCTGCCTCCCGACGCGACCTCGGTGCTGGTGATGTTGCGTGACCGGTTGTGGCAGACCCGGACCGCGATCGGCCCGGTGCGCGCGCCCGGAGTCGGTGACGACGGCGCGGCCGCGGCGCGGTCGGCGGCCCTCACCTCGCTCGACGACATGCACGACACGGTCGTGCGCGTCCTCGGCGCCTTCGATGAACCCGACGAGTCCAAGCGGCGCGACGTGGTGTGGGTCGGTCTCGACACCTCGCGGCGGGGTGCCGAGCCCCGGCCGGTACTGCACATCGCGCCGCTGTCGGTCGGTGGCCTCCTGCGGGCGTCGCTGTTCTCCAACTCGACGGTCGTCCTGACCTCCGCCACCCTGACGATCGGCGGCTCCTTCGACGCCCTGGCGGCAACGTGGGGCCTGCCCGCCTCCGGACGCGGCACCGACCGTCCCGCCGCCGACGAGCCGGGCGACGACCCGACCACCGACCCTGCGGCCTCGCGCAACATCACCGCCAGCGGCAAGGCGGTGCCCTCCGATACGGGGTCGGCCCGCTGGACGGGCCTCGACGCCGGCTCCCCGTTCGACTACCCGAAGTCGTCGATCCTCTACGTGGCCCGGCACCTGCCCCGTCCCGATCGTTCGGGCATCGCGCCGCGCACGATGGACGAGATCGCCCAGCTCGTCGACGCCGCCGGGGGTCGCACGCTGGGACTCTTCTCCTCGATGCGCGCCGCCCGCGAGGCGGCCGAGGCAATCCGCGAACGTTGCGAGTACCCGGTGCTGTGCCAGGGCGACGACACCACCTCGACGCTGGTCAAACGCTTCGCCGAGGACCCCGAGACGTGCCTGTTCGGCACGCTGTCGCTGTGGCAGGGCGTCGACGTGCCCGGGCCCTCGCTGAGCCTGGTGCTCATCGACCGCATCCCGTTCCCCCGCCCCGACGATCCCCTGCTGACCGCACGGCAACGCGCGGTCGACGCCCGGGGCGGCAACGGCTTCCTGTCCGTCGCGGCCAACCATGCGGCGCTGCTGCTCGCGCAGGGTGCGGGCCGATTGTTGCGTTCGGTCGACGACCGCGGCGTCGTCGCAGTGCTCGACTCACGACTGGCCACGGCGGGTTACGGGGGCTATCTGCTCGCCTCCCTGCCGCCGATGTGGCGGACCACCGACCCGGCGGTCGTCCGCTCGGCGCTCAGCCGGCTCACCAAGGCACCCCGTCCGGTGGGTTGA
- the glgB gene encoding 1,4-alpha-glucan branching protein GlgB: MPVTDRRDPESPTDPETHSGADTPDTAADLPDPKATGHDLRRLDALTHPEPHAFLGAHDAPGGTTILRTLRPDALSVSAVIGGVDHPMTRQTDDLWVVTVPIADLMDYRYRIVYPDGSGGTAEFVVADGYRFLPSLGDIDIHLFSEGRHEALWQALGARVVSYTTADGEVTGTAFSVWAPNAHGVAVIGDFDHWTGRMAPMRKIGVSGVWEVFVPDVGDGAHYKFRVHGADGVIRDKADPMAYRTTPPPSTASVVTQSQYVWSDDAWIARREASSPEREPMSIYEVHLASWRQGLGYRELAHQLADYVVEKGFTHVEFLPVAEHPFGGSWGYQVTSYYAPTARFGTPDDFRYLVDHLHSRGIAVLVDWVPAHFPKDEWALARFDGTPLYEHADPMRGEQLDWGTYVFDFGRHEVRNFLVANALFWFSEFHIDGLRVDAVASMLYLDYSRPDGQWRPNIHGGRENLEAVQFLQETNATVHKHFPGVITVAEESTAWPGVTRMTDLGGLGFSFKWNMGWMHDSLDYLSRDQIHRSFHHHEITFSLMYAWSENFVLPLSHDEVVHGKGTLWTRMPGDSFTKAAGARVYLAYMWSHPGKQLLFMGQEFGQVGEWADNRSLDWHQLEGWEGELHSGISALVTDLNRIYQASPALYTQDITPLGYEWIDANDTANNVISFLRFGEDGSVVACIFNFSGSDRADYQVGLPQGGVWEEILNTDADAYSGAGRGNLGAVTADGPSYHGRPTSARVMLPANSAIWLAPRRP, encoded by the coding sequence GTGCCCGTGACCGATCGTCGTGATCCCGAGTCCCCCACCGACCCCGAAACGCACTCCGGCGCCGACACCCCCGACACCGCAGCCGATCTCCCCGACCCGAAGGCGACCGGTCACGACCTGCGCCGCCTCGACGCGCTGACCCATCCGGAGCCGCACGCGTTCCTCGGAGCGCACGACGCACCGGGCGGAACCACGATCCTGCGCACCCTGCGACCCGACGCGCTGTCGGTGTCCGCGGTCATCGGCGGCGTCGATCACCCGATGACCCGCCAGACCGACGACCTCTGGGTCGTCACCGTGCCGATCGCCGACCTGATGGACTACCGCTACCGGATCGTCTATCCCGACGGTTCCGGCGGCACCGCCGAGTTCGTCGTCGCCGACGGCTACCGCTTCCTCCCGAGCCTCGGCGACATCGACATCCACCTGTTCAGCGAGGGCCGGCACGAGGCGCTGTGGCAGGCACTCGGGGCCCGCGTGGTCTCCTACACCACCGCCGACGGCGAGGTCACCGGCACCGCGTTCTCGGTCTGGGCACCCAACGCGCACGGTGTGGCCGTCATCGGGGACTTCGACCACTGGACCGGCCGCATGGCTCCCATGCGCAAGATCGGGGTCAGCGGTGTCTGGGAGGTGTTCGTCCCCGACGTCGGCGACGGCGCGCACTACAAGTTCCGGGTGCACGGCGCCGACGGTGTGATCCGCGACAAGGCCGATCCGATGGCCTACCGGACCACACCCCCGCCGTCGACCGCGTCGGTCGTGACACAGTCGCAGTACGTCTGGTCCGACGACGCCTGGATCGCGCGCCGGGAGGCCTCCTCACCCGAGCGCGAGCCGATGAGCATCTACGAGGTGCACCTGGCGTCGTGGCGACAGGGCCTGGGCTACCGCGAGCTCGCTCATCAGCTCGCCGACTACGTCGTCGAGAAGGGCTTCACACACGTCGAATTCCTGCCCGTGGCCGAGCACCCCTTCGGCGGTTCGTGGGGTTACCAGGTGACGTCGTACTACGCGCCGACGGCCCGGTTCGGCACCCCCGACGACTTCCGCTATCTCGTCGACCACCTGCATTCGCGCGGTATCGCGGTGCTCGTCGACTGGGTTCCCGCGCATTTCCCCAAGGACGAATGGGCCCTGGCGCGCTTCGACGGCACCCCGCTCTACGAGCACGCCGACCCGATGCGCGGCGAACAACTCGACTGGGGCACCTACGTCTTCGACTTCGGCCGCCACGAGGTCCGCAACTTCCTGGTCGCCAACGCGCTGTTCTGGTTCAGCGAGTTCCACATCGACGGACTGCGCGTCGACGCCGTCGCGTCGATGCTCTACCTCGACTACTCACGCCCCGACGGACAGTGGCGACCCAACATCCACGGCGGCCGCGAGAACCTCGAGGCGGTGCAATTCCTGCAAGAGACCAACGCGACGGTCCACAAACACTTCCCCGGCGTCATCACCGTCGCCGAGGAGTCCACCGCCTGGCCGGGCGTCACCCGGATGACCGATCTCGGCGGCCTGGGTTTCAGCTTCAAATGGAACATGGGCTGGATGCACGACAGCCTCGACTACCTGTCGCGGGATCAGATCCACCGCAGCTTCCACCACCACGAGATCACGTTCTCGCTGATGTACGCGTGGAGTGAGAACTTCGTGCTGCCGCTGTCGCACGACGAGGTGGTCCACGGCAAGGGCACGCTCTGGACGCGGATGCCCGGCGACTCCTTCACCAAGGCCGCCGGCGCGCGCGTCTACCTCGCCTACATGTGGTCGCACCCCGGCAAGCAGCTGTTGTTCATGGGTCAGGAGTTCGGCCAGGTCGGCGAATGGGCCGACAACCGCAGCCTCGACTGGCATCAGCTCGAGGGCTGGGAGGGTGAACTGCATTCCGGGATCTCGGCGCTGGTCACCGACCTCAACCGGATCTACCAGGCGTCCCCGGCGCTCTACACGCAGGACATCACACCCCTGGGCTACGAGTGGATCGACGCCAACGACACCGCGAACAACGTGATCAGCTTCCTGCGGTTCGGGGAGGACGGGTCGGTCGTCGCCTGCATCTTCAACTTCTCCGGCTCGGACCGCGCCGACTACCAGGTCGGTCTGCCGCAGGGCGGGGTGTGGGAGGAGATCCTGAACACCGACGCCGACGCCTACAGCGGTGCCGGCCGCGGCAACCTGGGGGCAGTGACCGCCGACGGGCCGTCGTATCACGGACGCCCCACGTCGGCCCGGGTCATGCTGCCGGCCAACTCCGCCATCTGGCTGGCTCCCCGCCGTCCGTGA
- a CDS encoding MFS transporter encodes MWVAHIPVISDRADVGHDELGGLLLLLGGSAFVGMQVCGPLIDRWGSRPLTIGAALLLSGVIVMPVLAVDTLTLGAALAAFGFANGCLDVSMNAQAVAVERTYRRPIMSSFHGFFSAGSLVGSGVVAATLWGEVGVVPTVTCAAMAGFVVVAAVARHLVGHGETPAASPSSDDASDSGTVSWWHAIDRRRLALLAVVAFGLMLAEGTAYDWSALHIVESHGTSEAIGAIAFGAFSATMTIARFVIDPVVAAVGAVRVLRVGALVGMAGMTIAIASPIPALAVLGWAVFGLGLAGLIPQIFTAAGNLTESAGGRTISIVVGCGYLGMLAGPAVVGFISSRTSLDTGLLAALAALLLAVFFAGVVRPREQPVSALGEPRSSSPGGRATLEE; translated from the coding sequence ATGTGGGTGGCACACATCCCGGTCATCAGCGACCGTGCCGACGTCGGACACGACGAACTCGGCGGCCTGTTGCTGCTGCTCGGCGGTTCCGCCTTCGTCGGGATGCAGGTGTGCGGCCCCCTCATCGACCGCTGGGGTTCGAGACCGCTGACCATCGGTGCCGCCCTGCTCCTGTCGGGTGTCATCGTCATGCCGGTCCTGGCCGTCGACACGCTCACCCTCGGCGCAGCACTCGCCGCCTTCGGCTTCGCGAACGGGTGCCTCGACGTCTCGATGAACGCCCAGGCGGTCGCGGTCGAACGCACCTACCGCCGACCGATCATGTCGTCGTTCCACGGGTTCTTCTCGGCCGGCAGCCTCGTCGGCTCCGGTGTGGTCGCCGCGACGCTGTGGGGTGAAGTCGGTGTCGTGCCGACCGTCACCTGTGCGGCGATGGCGGGTTTCGTGGTGGTCGCCGCGGTGGCGCGTCACCTCGTCGGCCACGGCGAGACCCCCGCGGCGAGCCCATCGTCGGATGATGCGTCGGACTCCGGCACCGTGTCCTGGTGGCACGCCATCGACCGGCGTCGGCTGGCGCTCCTCGCGGTCGTCGCCTTCGGGCTGATGCTCGCCGAGGGCACCGCCTACGACTGGAGCGCCCTGCACATCGTCGAGAGCCACGGGACCAGCGAGGCGATCGGCGCGATCGCCTTCGGCGCCTTCAGCGCGACCATGACCATCGCGAGATTCGTCATCGACCCGGTGGTCGCCGCGGTGGGTGCGGTCCGCGTGCTCCGGGTCGGCGCGCTCGTCGGCATGGCCGGCATGACGATCGCGATCGCCTCCCCGATACCCGCCCTCGCGGTCCTCGGATGGGCTGTCTTCGGCCTGGGGCTGGCCGGCCTCATCCCGCAGATCTTCACCGCCGCGGGCAACCTCACCGAATCCGCGGGCGGACGGACGATCTCGATCGTCGTCGGCTGCGGGTATCTCGGCATGCTCGCCGGTCCCGCCGTCGTCGGGTTCATCAGCAGCCGAACGAGTCTCGACACCGGGTTGCTCGCAGCGCTGGCCGCGCTGCTTCTCGCGGTGTTCTTCGCCGGGGTCGTCCGCCCGCGCGAACAACCGGTGTCCGCGCTGGGCGAACCTCGGTCATCGAGCCCGGGTGGTCGTGCCACACTAGAGGAGTGA
- a CDS encoding maltotransferase domain-containing protein produces the protein MIGRMGIDDIAPLVSAGQQPAKAVVGEFFPVSTTAWREGHDAIGVTLHIEAPQRGVIDIRMTPSPEPDTFNAAFVPDTVGFWSYRIEAWSDPYTTWRSAVTKKLDAGQGAADLANDVEIGARILERAAEDIVDENRELLLDAVRLLRARRRRVENRVSLAISEEVVELLHDNPVRELVTKSRTYRVWVDRTRALFGSWYEFFPRSTGGWDGEGNPVHGTFLTATEDLPRIAGMGFDVVYLPPIHPIGEVNRKGRNNTLVAGPDDVGSPWAIGSKDGGHDAIHPQLGSEEDFGYFVGRARELGLEVALDLALQCAPDHPWATEHPDWFFIQPDGTIAYAENPPKKYQDIYPLNFDDDRNGIYRAVLKVVLHWVDLGVDIFRVDNPHTKPPNFWEWLISEVKKRNPDVLFLSESFTRPARLYGLARLGFTQSYTYFTWKTEKWELEQFGLELAEHADEARPNLFVNTPDILHESLQHGGPGMFALRAALAATLAPTWGVYSGYELYEHVAVAEGSEEYLDSEKYELRPRDYKAAASRGESLEPWITSLNEIRRRHPALQQLRNIHFHHVDNPSLIAYSKIDPVTGDRVVVVINLNPFAAEESTVWLDLPKLGFEWYDHFSVRDEVSGEEYWWGQDNYVRLEPWRAVAHILALPPLDPAAAARLAYRIQ, from the coding sequence GTGATCGGGCGCATGGGTATCGATGACATCGCACCCCTCGTCTCCGCAGGGCAACAGCCCGCGAAAGCCGTTGTGGGAGAGTTCTTCCCGGTCAGCACCACCGCGTGGCGCGAAGGTCACGACGCGATCGGCGTCACCTTGCACATCGAGGCACCGCAACGCGGGGTCATCGACATCCGTATGACGCCGTCGCCCGAACCGGACACGTTCAACGCCGCGTTCGTCCCCGACACGGTCGGGTTCTGGTCGTACCGCATCGAGGCCTGGAGCGACCCGTACACCACCTGGCGTTCGGCGGTCACCAAGAAACTCGACGCCGGTCAGGGCGCCGCCGATCTGGCCAACGATGTCGAGATCGGCGCCCGCATCCTCGAGCGCGCCGCCGAGGACATCGTCGACGAGAACCGCGAACTCCTGCTCGACGCCGTACGTCTGCTCCGCGCCCGACGCCGCCGGGTCGAGAACCGGGTGAGCCTGGCGATCTCCGAGGAGGTCGTCGAACTGCTCCACGACAACCCGGTCCGCGAGCTGGTCACCAAAAGCCGCACCTACCGCGTGTGGGTCGACCGCACCCGCGCCCTCTTCGGGTCCTGGTACGAGTTCTTCCCCCGCTCCACTGGCGGCTGGGACGGCGAGGGCAATCCGGTCCACGGCACCTTCCTCACCGCCACCGAGGACCTCCCCCGCATCGCCGGGATGGGATTCGACGTCGTCTACCTGCCGCCGATCCACCCCATCGGCGAGGTCAACCGCAAGGGACGCAACAACACGCTCGTCGCCGGGCCGGACGACGTCGGTTCGCCGTGGGCCATCGGGTCGAAGGACGGCGGCCACGACGCAATCCACCCGCAGCTGGGTTCCGAGGAGGACTTCGGATACTTCGTCGGACGCGCCCGGGAACTGGGCCTCGAGGTCGCCCTCGACCTCGCGCTGCAGTGCGCACCTGACCATCCCTGGGCGACCGAACACCCCGACTGGTTCTTCATCCAGCCCGACGGCACGATCGCCTACGCGGAGAACCCGCCGAAGAAGTACCAGGACATCTACCCGCTCAACTTCGACGACGACCGCAACGGCATCTACCGAGCGGTGCTGAAGGTGGTCCTGCACTGGGTCGATCTGGGCGTCGACATCTTCCGCGTCGACAACCCGCACACCAAGCCGCCGAACTTCTGGGAGTGGCTGATCAGCGAGGTCAAGAAGCGGAACCCGGACGTGCTGTTCCTGTCCGAGTCGTTCACCCGGCCGGCGCGTCTGTACGGGCTCGCGCGCCTCGGGTTCACCCAGTCGTACACCTACTTCACCTGGAAGACGGAGAAGTGGGAACTCGAGCAGTTCGGTCTCGAGCTGGCCGAGCACGCCGACGAGGCGCGTCCCAACCTGTTCGTGAACACCCCGGACATCCTCCACGAGAGCCTGCAGCACGGGGGCCCGGGCATGTTCGCGCTGCGCGCCGCCCTGGCCGCGACCCTCGCCCCGACCTGGGGTGTCTACAGCGGCTACGAACTCTACGAACACGTGGCGGTCGCCGAGGGCAGCGAGGAGTACCTGGACTCCGAGAAGTACGAACTGCGTCCGCGCGACTACAAGGCGGCGGCGAGCCGAGGCGAGTCGCTGGAACCGTGGATCACCTCGCTCAACGAGATCCGCCGCCGGCATCCCGCCCTGCAGCAGCTGCGGAACATCCACTTCCACCACGTGGACAACCCGTCGCTGATCGCCTACTCGAAGATCGACCCGGTGACCGGCGATCGCGTCGTGGTGGTGATCAACCTCAACCCGTTCGCCGCCGAGGAATCGACCGTGTGGCTCGACCTGCCCAAACTCGGGTTCGAGTGGTACGACCACTTCTCGGTCCGCGACGAGGTGTCCGGCGAGGAGTACTGGTGGGGGCAGGACAACTACGTCCGGCTCGAGCCGTGGCGCGCGGTCGCCCACATCCTGGCCCTGCCGCCGCTCGATCCCGCCGCCGCCGCGCGACTCGCCTACCGAATCCAGTGA
- a CDS encoding isochorismatase family protein: protein MSSERNDGTKPADALVVVDVQNDFCEGGSLAVNGGAAVARAITKILGEYRTVVATRDHHIDPGAHFSDDPDYVDTWPPHCVVGTDGVAFHPEFDSAAAEEVFSKGEYDAAYSGFEGTTDDGTTLEQWLHAHKISSIDIAGLTTDHCVLATALDAVKAGFTTRVLLNFTAGVGAETTSDALSSMREAGVELVGDLLYDGSYGTNQA from the coding sequence ATGAGCAGCGAACGCAACGACGGCACCAAGCCGGCCGACGCGTTGGTCGTCGTCGACGTCCAGAACGATTTCTGCGAGGGCGGCTCCCTCGCGGTCAACGGCGGTGCCGCGGTCGCCCGTGCGATCACCAAGATCCTCGGCGAGTACCGGACCGTCGTCGCGACACGCGATCACCACATCGATCCGGGCGCGCACTTCTCCGACGACCCCGACTACGTCGACACCTGGCCGCCACATTGCGTGGTCGGCACCGACGGTGTCGCGTTCCATCCCGAATTCGATTCGGCCGCAGCGGAAGAGGTCTTCTCCAAAGGCGAATACGACGCCGCCTATTCCGGTTTCGAGGGCACCACCGACGACGGGACCACGCTCGAGCAGTGGCTGCACGCGCACAAGATCTCGTCGATCGACATCGCCGGGCTCACCACCGATCACTGCGTCCTCGCCACCGCACTCGATGCGGTGAAGGCGGGCTTCACGACACGGGTGCTGCTCAACTTCACCGCGGGTGTCGGCGCGGAGACCACGTCCGACGCGCTGTCGAGCATGCGTGAGGCCGGGGTCGAACTCGTGGGCGACCTGCTCTACGACGGTTCGTACGGCACGAATCAGGCCTGA
- a CDS encoding DUF3817 domain-containing protein: MLSFFDLSTPAKRFRLVAVAEAITWAWLIVGMVLKRVNDDPEAIALPGATHGAVFVIFVIVALITAYQLKWNAVKWEIPLGGRRIGIPIVTLLALVSSIPPFGTIVFEWWAKRNGHLAELSAGQSPQQAPA; this comes from the coding sequence ATGCTGTCTTTCTTCGACCTGAGCACGCCCGCCAAGCGCTTCCGCCTCGTTGCCGTGGCGGAGGCGATCACCTGGGCGTGGCTGATTGTGGGGATGGTCCTCAAGCGCGTCAACGACGACCCCGAGGCCATCGCACTTCCCGGCGCCACCCACGGTGCCGTGTTCGTGATCTTCGTGATCGTCGCCCTGATCACCGCGTACCAGCTCAAGTGGAACGCCGTGAAGTGGGAGATCCCGCTCGGCGGGCGACGGATCGGGATCCCGATCGTGACCCTGCTGGCGCTCGTCTCGAGCATCCCGCCCTTCGGCACGATCGTCTTCGAGTGGTGGGCCAAGCGCAACGGCCACCTCGCCGAGCTGTCGGCCGGGCAGTCACCGCAGCAGGCCCCCGCCTGA
- a CDS encoding acetyl-CoA C-acetyltransferase, giving the protein MSSTPDNTTVIVAGARTPFGRLLGSLKDFSGVDLGAVAIQGALEKSGVPASEVQYVIMGQVLTAGAGQMPARQAAIKAGIGWDVPTLTINKMCLSGIDAIALADQLIRAGEFDVVVAGGQESMTQAPHLLPNSRGGFKYGNTELVDHMAFDGLHDAFTDQPMGALTEQGNDKDGFTREQQDEFAARSHQLAAAAWKNGVFDDEVVPVSIPQRKGDPIQFTEDEGIRANTTAESLSGLRPAFRKDGTITAGNSSQISDGAAAVVVMSKAKAEELGVTWLAEIGAHGVVAGPDSSLQAQPANAIAKACAREGIAPADLDLIEINEAFAAVGLASAQQLGVDEDKINVNGGAIAVGHPIGTSGARITLHLALELQRRGGGVGAAALCGAGGQGDALIVRVPKA; this is encoded by the coding sequence ATGTCCTCGACTCCTGACAACACGACGGTCATCGTCGCCGGCGCACGTACTCCTTTCGGCCGCCTCCTGGGCTCGCTGAAGGACTTCAGCGGCGTCGACCTCGGTGCGGTGGCCATCCAGGGCGCCCTGGAGAAGTCCGGGGTCCCGGCCTCGGAGGTCCAGTACGTGATCATGGGCCAGGTGCTGACCGCGGGGGCAGGTCAGATGCCGGCTCGCCAGGCCGCGATCAAGGCCGGTATCGGCTGGGACGTCCCGACCCTGACCATCAACAAGATGTGTCTCTCGGGCATCGACGCCATCGCGCTCGCCGACCAGCTCATCCGCGCCGGCGAGTTCGACGTCGTCGTCGCCGGCGGCCAGGAGTCGATGACCCAGGCCCCGCACCTGCTGCCGAACAGCCGCGGCGGCTTCAAGTACGGCAACACCGAGCTCGTCGACCACATGGCCTTCGACGGCCTGCACGACGCCTTCACCGATCAGCCGATGGGTGCGCTGACCGAGCAGGGCAACGACAAGGACGGCTTCACCCGCGAGCAGCAGGACGAGTTCGCCGCACGAAGCCACCAGCTCGCCGCCGCCGCCTGGAAGAACGGCGTCTTCGACGACGAGGTCGTGCCGGTGTCGATCCCGCAGCGCAAGGGCGACCCCATCCAGTTCACCGAGGACGAGGGCATCCGCGCGAACACCACCGCGGAGTCGCTGTCGGGTCTGCGTCCGGCCTTCCGCAAGGACGGCACCATCACCGCGGGCAACTCCTCGCAGATCTCCGACGGTGCCGCCGCGGTCGTCGTGATGTCCAAGGCCAAGGCGGAGGAGCTGGGGGTGACCTGGCTTGCCGAGATCGGTGCCCACGGCGTCGTCGCGGGTCCGGACTCCAGCCTGCAGGCCCAGCCGGCCAACGCCATCGCCAAGGCCTGTGCCCGTGAGGGCATCGCCCCGGCCGACCTCGACCTCATCGAAATCAACGAAGCCTTCGCCGCGGTCGGCCTGGCCTCGGCCCAGCAGCTGGGCGTCGACGAGGACAAGATCAACGTCAACGGCGGCGCGATCGCCGTCGGCCACCCGATCGGTACCTCCGGCGCCCGCATCACCCTGCACCTGGCTCTCGAGCTGCAGCGTCGTGGCGGCGGCGTCGGTGCCGCCGCGCTGTGCGGTGCCGGCGGCCAGGGCGACGCCCTGATCGTCCGCGTCCCGAAGGCCTGA
- a CDS encoding tetratricopeptide repeat protein, whose product MAMTGAVDLGGIKERAEAQRAQSQRAQRPQAQRDDTPGPGTPPPSAPPAAAGASVIDVTEETFEAEVLNRSMQQLVVVDLWAEWCGPCKQLSPVLERLAAESAGRWVLAKVDVDANPRISQAFRVQSIPMVVAIVQGQPVTAFNGVRSEAEITAWIDEIFAQVGNALPDAAAGAAPEPEQTDPRMLAAEEKLNDGDFDGALAAYRAVAEAEPDNVEAASAARNLEFILRAQAHDPSIVETASPRDIDAQLAAADVLLLSQQPEAAFDRIIDVVRVTHGEERTRARTRLLELFELFDPAEPFVVSARRKLASALY is encoded by the coding sequence ATGGCCATGACCGGTGCCGTCGATCTCGGCGGAATCAAGGAGCGGGCCGAAGCCCAACGGGCCCAGTCCCAGCGGGCCCAGCGCCCCCAGGCGCAACGCGATGACACCCCGGGCCCCGGCACGCCGCCCCCGTCCGCGCCTCCGGCTGCGGCCGGTGCGAGCGTCATCGACGTCACCGAGGAGACCTTCGAGGCCGAGGTCCTCAACCGGTCGATGCAGCAGCTCGTCGTCGTCGACCTCTGGGCCGAATGGTGCGGGCCGTGCAAGCAGCTCTCGCCGGTCCTCGAGCGTCTCGCCGCCGAGTCCGCTGGCCGCTGGGTGCTCGCCAAGGTCGACGTCGACGCGAATCCCCGTATCTCGCAGGCCTTCCGGGTGCAGTCGATCCCGATGGTCGTGGCGATCGTGCAGGGACAGCCGGTCACCGCGTTCAACGGGGTCCGGTCCGAAGCGGAGATCACCGCGTGGATCGACGAGATCTTCGCGCAGGTCGGCAACGCACTGCCGGACGCCGCCGCCGGAGCCGCGCCCGAGCCCGAGCAGACCGATCCGCGCATGCTCGCCGCCGAGGAGAAGCTCAACGACGGCGACTTCGACGGAGCGCTCGCTGCCTACCGCGCCGTCGCGGAAGCCGAACCCGACAACGTCGAGGCGGCGTCGGCGGCGCGGAACCTCGAGTTCATCCTGCGCGCGCAGGCGCACGACCCGAGCATCGTCGAGACCGCGTCGCCGCGCGACATCGACGCCCAGCTCGCGGCCGCGGACGTTCTGCTGCTGTCGCAGCAGCCCGAGGCGGCCTTCGACCGCATCATCGACGTGGTCCGCGTGACCCACGGTGAGGAGCGCACCCGCGCCCGGACGCGGCTTCTCGAGCTGTTCGAGCTGTTCGATCCGGCCGAACCCTTCGTCGTGTCCGCGCGGCGGAAGCTGGCCAGCGCGCTCTACTGA